The Fimbriimonadaceae bacterium nucleotide sequence CTGCGTGCCCAGATATCATGGGCGGATGGCGCGTTGGACGGTGCCGGTCCGCGACAGCGAGGTGCCGGTTATGGCGGAGGGGGACGGGAGCACCGTGGTCGTCCTGGCCCACGGTGCAGGCAGCCACATGGAGCACAAGACCATGGAATGGCTGGCCGGCTTGGTGCGGCAGACTGGAGCTTCGGTCGCCCGTTTCAACTTCCTGTACCGCGCCTGTGGCCGGCCCCTGCCGGACCGCATGCCTCTGCTCGTCCAGACCTACCGTGCGGTGGTGGACAGCGTGCGCGGACAGCTCTCACCGAAGAGGCTCGTGGTCGGCGGACACTCGATGGGCGGGCGCGTGGCGTCTGTCATGGAGTCCGAGGCGCGGACCGCCGACGGGCTCCTGCTCTTCGCCTACCCCCTCCATCCCCCCGGCCAGCCGGAAAAGCTCCGCGATGCGCACTTGGCGTCGATCCAGACGCCGACCCTACAGTTCAGCGGAACCCGGGACGAGTTCTGCACGCGAGGACTGATGGAGGCCGTCCACCAGCGCCTCGATGCCCAGACCTGGCGGCTGCACTGGATCGAGGGCGCAGACCACAGCTATTCTGTGGGCAGGGCCTCTGGCCGGACGCGAAAGGACGTCGAAGCCGAGATCGTCGAGGCCCTCACCGGCTTTGGATCTGGAGCGGGCCTCTGGTGACCGCCCTTAGCGCCAACCTTCGAAAAGACCGCTGACCGACTCGTTCTTGTGGATGCGCACGATCGCCTCGCCCAGCAGGGGCGAGATCGGCAGCACGCTGAGTTTGGGGAACATCTTCACGCTGGGGATCGGCACGGTGTCGGTCACGATCACCTTGCTCAGGACGCTGTCCTGCAGGCTCTGGGGAGCGTTGCCGCTCATGATCGCGTGGGTGCCCGTGGCGATGACCTCGGTCGCTCCGCGCTTGCGCAAGGCCTCGGCGCCGCGAATGATGGTCCCGCCCGTGTCGATCATGTCGTCGATGATCACGCAGCGCATCCCGTTGACGTCGCCGATGATCTCCATGATGTCCACCTTGTTCGGCTCGGGCCGACGCTTGGCGATGATCGCGATGGGCGCGCCCAGAGTCTCGGCGAGCGAGCGGGCGCGTTGCACACCGGCGACGTCCGGGCTCACGACGCAGACGTCGTCCGAGTCGCCATAGCCGTTCTCCTTCAGCCAGCGGCCCAGCACGGGGCCCGCGTAAAGGTGGTCGACGGGGATGTCGAAGAAGCCCTGGATCTGCTCCGCGTGCAGGTCGACGCAGACCACCCGGTTTGCCCCCGCCTCCTCGATCAGGTCCGCGACCAGGCGCGCCGTGATCGGTTCGCGCGGTTGCAGCTTCTTGTCCTGGCGGGCGTAGCCGTAGTAAGGCATGACGACCGTGATGCGGCGCGCGCTGGCCCTTCGGAAGGCGTCCAGCATGATCAAGAGCTCCATCAAGGTGTCGTTGACCGGCGCGCACGTCGGCTGGAGGATGAAGACATCGTTGCCGCGAGCGCTCTCCTCGACCATAAGCCGGATCTCGCCGTCGCTGAAGCGTGTCAGCGTGAGGCGACCGAGCTCAGTCCCAAGGTAGGCCGTCAGCCTCGC carries:
- a CDS encoding alpha/beta fold hydrolase, yielding MARWTVPVRDSEVPVMAEGDGSTVVVLAHGAGSHMEHKTMEWLAGLVRQTGASVARFNFLYRACGRPLPDRMPLLVQTYRAVVDSVRGQLSPKRLVVGGHSMGGRVASVMESEARTADGLLLFAYPLHPPGQPEKLRDAHLASIQTPTLQFSGTRDEFCTRGLMEAVHQRLDAQTWRLHWIEGADHSYSVGRASGRTRKDVEAEIVEALTGFGSGAGLW
- a CDS encoding ribose-phosphate pyrophosphokinase; this translates as MGSVVAATETNGNLEKERDLSGLRIFCGNSHPELGARLTAYLGTELGRLTLTRFSDGEIRLMVEESARGNDVFILQPTCAPVNDTLMELLIMLDAFRRASARRITVVMPYYGYARQDKKLQPREPITARLVADLIEEAGANRVVCVDLHAEQIQGFFDIPVDHLYAGPVLGRWLKENGYGDSDDVCVVSPDVAGVQRARSLAETLGAPIAIIAKRRPEPNKVDIMEIIGDVNGMRCVIIDDMIDTGGTIIRGAEALRKRGATEVIATGTHAIMSGNAPQSLQDSVLSKVIVTDTVPIPSVKMFPKLSVLPISPLLGEAIVRIHKNESVSGLFEGWR